The following is a genomic window from Mauremys mutica isolate MM-2020 ecotype Southern chromosome 4, ASM2049712v1, whole genome shotgun sequence.
catttGTTTATTTATAAACTCAGTGTAAGTAATTGTtatggggttggggagggagggaagagtttTGTATATCTTTCTTGCAGTGATATAGAGGGTGAACATTtatcattttaccctgtataactTTTatgcagagtaaaacagattgtttggggtttagatcccattgggagctgggtgtctgcaTGCTGGAGACAGGTATAATGCTGAGGTGGTGTCAGTCTGGATCTGCAGTTTGGGGTGTGAGGCCCTGACCCTTTGGCTGTGTTGCAGCTGGCTAGCACATCTGGCTCAATGAGGCAAGGTTCTGgaggcccaggctggcagggaaaacaggatcagaggtaatttcagcataacaggtgacagtcccaataggggtctctgtgaccaaacctgtcACACTATGCACATGGATATGCCCCTGAATGATGAGCTATTCCAGTCTGGGTTCCTCTCAATCTCTCCTTTCAAAGTTGTTCTACTGTGGATAACTAATTCAATAACCACTGGAACAGAGACGTGAAGTTGAGCATCTCACACTCtaggtgggtgctccagccatGATCTTATAAAATCATTCTCTCTTTCTGGACCTGTGATTCTTCCCATGATTTGTCCACTGATCTCAGTTGGGCCCTGCAGACCTTTTTGGAATACAAACAAATTTATAATAATAACAATATAATAATGAAAAATACGACCTTGGGCTCTGCAAAATTACATTGCAATGGGCTGGGAATTGAATTCACCTGTTTCCATTCCCCATCACTAAACATGTACTGAGTTTAACAGCTTCAAGAATTGGTTAGGAGTTTATTCATTGCTCTCCTCAGGGCGTCCTTCACCTccgtgttcctcaggctgtagatgagggggttcaaCATAGGGATCACCAGCGTGTAAAATAATGAGGCCACTTTGTCTGTGTCCATGGAATAGCTGGAGGTGGGACGTAAATACACGAAGAAGAGGGTGCCAAAAAGCAGGACCACCGTGATCAAGTGGaaagagcaggtggagaaggctttgcgcCGGCCCTCGGCAGAGCGGATCTGTAGGATGGTGGAGGTGATATAGACATAGGAGAGGAGGACAGTCACAAAGCTGCTCACTATAATGCAGCTCGTGAAAGCAAACATCACAATCTCATTGATGTGGGTGTCAGAGCAGGAGAGCGCCAGCAGTGGAgggatgtcacagaagaaatgattgATGATGTTGGAGCTGCGGAATGACAGCCGAAATGTAAAAAACGTGTTTATCATTGAATCCACCAACCCCCCAGCGTACACCCCAGCCACCAGCTGCTGACAAAGCTGCCTGGACATGGTGACCGTGTAGTGCAGCGGGTTACAGATGGCCACGTAACGGTCATATGCCATCACAGCCAGCAAGAGGCACTCAACATCAGTAAAAGAGTCCGAGAGATTCATTTGCACAGCGCAGGCAGTGTAAGAAATGCTTTTCCTCTCCACTAAGAAATTCAGCAGCATCTTAGGGCAAATTGTTGAGGAATAGCAGAGGTCACAGAAAAACAAATTactgaggaaaaagtacatgggaGTGTGGAGTCGGGGGTCAATCATGATTAACAAGAtcatccccccattccccaccaggGTGATACCATAAATCAGTAGGAATACCACAAACAGGGGGACCTGCAGTTCCGGACGATCTGTCAGTCCTGAAAGAATGAACTCAGTCGCCTCCGAGTGATTTCCCTTTTCCATCTCCTCTGAACACAGATCAGGCAGCTACAGAGATGTGGGCAGGTGCATGGTGCAGAAAACCTGTCCCTTCTCTGTAATGAAGTAAGTGAAGATAAATGGAGATCAGTTTCTTAATGGACATCAGTATCCGCTCAGGGAAGGGCTTAGTCCACAGAGCCAGATGTTCACAGCTGGTCATTCCAGTTGTTCAATAAAATAGAAACTGCGTAAATACAATGACACACAGGTTAATCATGCCCCACATATGAACACTCCTGTTCACTAATCCAAGCAGCAAACAGTGACTTGTGACTCTGCTGTAAGAGAATCATGGTGAAAAAATTTTCACTGTGAGGAGATTATTTGTAAGCTCAAAAAGGAGTGAGAGTAGAGGAGTGTCAATCTTTCTATCTTCTTTGGGCAAAGGGAGCTCTGTGGCTTGGCATGTCAGTTTGGGGTAAAGTTGCTTACTCTGCTAAGCTTTTTGGTATTTACTTTAGCCTTTATGAAAAGCCAGAGACACAATGGAAAGCACTGGATTCAGTGACGGTGTAATTGCCTATTTTTTCCAAGCAAGGAGGTTGCTCCTTTAGCTgaaggggtaggggttggggcTGAGGCTTTTAGTGCTGGAGGTCTTCAATTCAATACCTGCTGATCCCCATGGTGTCCgtttgtgtgtgtgactgtaaTTCAGGACAATAGCACATACctgctgagaagagagagagagatgtgttgGTGTTTCCCCATCGACAGAAACTGCCAGTTTGAAGCATTCGGGAAGTTTTATAGTGAGATGTGTGATCTATGGGACATGATCCCTGAAGCAAGTGGGAATACCTGAGCTCAGAGAGCCATTACACCTAATTAATACATTCAGTGAACCAAAGCCACCTTGGTGTAATTGGTGCCCTGGGGATTAATTTTGCCCACTCTTTTCTACCGTGTTATTAAATGATGCAATTTCTAACAGAGTTACAGAGTATGAGGCTAGAGGTATATTTCATCCTGATGTTTTCAGTACAAGCTGGCTACTGTGTAGAGCTGATCCACAGAGCGGGTTTGTTTGTGGAGACCGAAATCTTTTTGTTAAGAACTTCATATTTCAAGTCAGAAATGGCACATGTGTGCATCAGATACCACACACTACGAATCTCTTCCATTTTACAGGCTCCCAGGCTGTACTACATCCCTAATTGTGCATGTTGGTCTCTCCTCTTCCTGAACTGCCCTGGATCATCACCAGAGTCCCACAGCCACAGTTTAGGGAGGAGGGGAGTTTGGAATTTTGATGGAAAGCTGATAATTTCCAGGGGAAAGATAATTTCATGGAAAAAAACTTCTCAAGAAAAATTTTCAACTAGGCTTAGCAACAAATTTGGAATCAAAGGAACAGaaagttagggtatgtctacactacaagagtagttcaatttaacttaggtcgaatttgtggattcgaccttatgaattcgaatttgtgtatccacactaaggacactaattcgactttgtgagtccacactaacggggcaagcgtcgatattggaagcggtgcattctgggcagctatcccacagttcccgcagtccccgctgcccattggaatgctgggtagagctcccaatgcctgctgggggaaaaatgtgttgagggtggttttgggtaactgtcgtcattcaaccgtcactcctgccctctctccctgaaagcgccggcgggaaatctgttaccgcacttttctggtcagtgacagcgcggacgccacagcactgcgagcatggagcccgctgcaatcatcgctgcacttatggccgttgtcaactcctcgcaccttatcgtccacctcttccacagtgagctgctaagaaatcgggcgaggaggctccggcagcgcggtgaggacatgaagtgtcagagtggcacagacctctcacaaagcacgggatcccacgccacggagatcatggtggcaatgggtcacgttcatgctctggaacggcgattctgggcccaggaaacaagcacggactggtgggaccgcatagtgctgcaggtctgggatgaatcacagtggctgcgaaacttcaggatgcgtaagggcactttccttgaactgtgtgacttgctagcccctgccctgaagcgccaggacacccggatgcgagcagccctgactgtgcagaagcgagtggccatagccctctggaaacttgccacgccagacagctaccggtcagtagcgaaccactttggcgtgggcaaatctaccgtgggggttgctgtgatgcaagtagcccatgcaatcgttgacctactgctctcaaaggtagtgactctgggaaacgtcgaggtcgtcatagatggcttcgccacgatgggattcccaaactgcggtggggctatagatggcactcacatccctatcctgggactggcccaccaggccagccagtatattaactgaaagggctacttttcaatggtgctgcaagcactggtggaccataggggacgttttaccaacatctacgtcgggtggccgggcaaggttcatgacgcgcgtgttttcaggaactctggtctgtttagacgcctgcaggaaggtagtttcttcccggaccacaaaataattgttggggatgtggagatgcctacagtgatcctcggggacccagcctacccgctaatgccctggctcatgaagccctatacaggcgccctggacagtgacaaggagctcttcaactaccggctgagcaagtgcagaatggtggtggagtgtgctttcggacgtctcaaggggagatggaggagcttactgactcgctcggatctcagcgaatccaatatccccattgttattgcagcttgctgtgtgctccacaatctctgtgagagcaagggggagacctttatggcgggatgggaggttgaggcaaatcgcctggctgctgattacgctcagccggacacccgtgccattagaagagcccagcgggaaacgctgtgcatccgggaggctttgaaagctaggttcctcagagagcagggtaacctatgactgtccagtctctttacagagaagctgaacctgcccctgtttcagttactattgacttttttcagcagtTACATCCCCGTTCaacaggtttccccccttccaacagacatttaaaaataaagttattggaacatttttaattaacaaagttttctttactaacaaaTTCACGttcaagggttcaaacagggacacagactgtggtgggtacggtgtgcagtgatgtacagaccgcttctacactcgaggactgacaggctcctgctcctacagcggtctctgggggcaggacggttacaggagggtgtgcaggaaggggtgggtttgcaggaaggggtgaggggtgtgtgggaagggtgagtaggtgtggggggatgatggctctggctggggctcagggcatcggagaggttcatggctagggtggaagggcatggtaagggcagcctgccttgccatttgtggatgccaggcgctcggaccctggggcagcatacacctcccagagtgacccgggtgcctagtgactgcactctgtgtgtgacctgctgttgatcctgcccccatgtctgtaccctgctaatggtggttgtcctatgcaattaacaaacccctatctccccttcacacaaagtcNNNNNNNNNNNNNNNNNNNNNNNAGGGAAGAGTTTTGTATATCTTTCTTGCAGTGATATAGAGGGTGACATTTATCATTTGCCCTGTATAcgttttatacagagtaaaacatatttgtttggggtttagatcccattggAGCTGGGTGTCTGCATGCTGGAGACAGGTATAATGCTGAGGTGGTTTGAGTCTGGATCTGCAGTTTGGGGTGTGAGGCCCTGGCCCTTTGGCTGTGTTGCAGCTGGCTAGCacatctggctcaacaaggcagggttctggaggcccaggctggcagggaaaacaggatcagaggtaatttcagcataacaggtgacagtcccaataggggtctctgtgaccaaacctgtcACACTATGCACATGGATATGCCCCTGAATGATGTGCTATTCCAGTCTGGGTTCCTCTCACTCTCTCCTTTCAAAGTTGTTCTACTGTGGATAACTAATTCAATAACCACTGGAACAGAGACGTGAAGTTGAGCATCTCACACTCTAGGTGGGTGCCTCCAGCCAAGATCTTATAAAATCGTTCTCTCTTTCTGGACCTGTGATTCTTCCCATGATTTGTCCACTGATCTCAGTTGGGCCCTGCAGACCTTTTTGGAATACAAACAAATTTATAATAATAACAATACAATAATGAACAATACGACCACGGGCTCTGCAAAATTACATTGCAATGGGCTGGGAATTGAATTCACCTGTTTCCATTCCCCATCACTAAACATGTACTGAGTTTAACAGCTTCAAGAATTGGTTAGCAATTTATTCATTGCTCTCCTCAGGGCGTCCTTCACCTccgtgttcctcaggctgtagatgagggggtttcATCATAGGGATCACCCACGTGTAAAATAATGAGGCCACTTTGTTCTGTGTCCATGGAATAGCTGGAGGTGGGACGTAAATTACATGAAGAGGAGGGTGCCAAAAAGCAGGACCACCGTGATCAAGTGGAAAGTGCAGGTGGAGACGGTTTTGCGCCGGCCCTTGGCAGAGCAGATCTGCAGGATGGTGGAGGTGATATAGACTTAGGAGAGGAGGACAATTACAAGGCTGCTCACTATAATGCAGCTCGAGAAAGCAAACATCACAATCTCTTGTGATGTGGGTGTCGTAAACATGAGAGCGCCAGCAGTGGCAgggatgtcacagaagaaatgattgATGATGTTGGAGCTGCGGAATGACAGCCGAAATGTAAAAAACGTGTTTATCATTGAATCCACCAACCCCCCAGCGTACACCCCAGCCAACAGCTGCTTACAAAAGCTGCCTGGACATGGTGGACTGTATAGTGCAGTGGGTTACAGATGGCCACGAAACGGTCATATGCCATCACAGCCAGCAAGAGGCACTCTAACATCACTAAAAGCATCCGAGAGATACATGTTGCACAGTGCAGGCAGTGTATGAAATACTTTTCCTCTCCGCTAAGAAATTCAGCAGCATCTTAGGGCAAATTGTCGAGGAATTGCTGAGGTCACAGAAAAACAAATTACTGAGGAAAAAGTCCATGGGGGTGTGGAGTCGGGGATCAATCATGATTATACAAGAtcatccccccattccccaccaggGTGATACCATAAATCAGTAGCATCAACCAAAACAGGGGGACCTGCAGTTCCGGACGATCTGTCAGTCCTGAGAAGAATGAACTCAGTCGCCTCCGAGTGATTTTCCTTTTCCATCTTCTCTGAACACAGAATCAGGCAGCTACAAGAGATGTGGGCAGGTGCATGGTGCAAATAGAAACCTGTCCCTTCTCTGTTATGATGTAAGTGAAGATAAATGGAGATCAGTTTCTTAATGGACATCAGTATCCTCTCAGGGACGGGCCTTAGTCCACAGAGCCAGATGGTTCACAGCTGGTCATTCCAGGTGTTCAAATAAAATAGGAAATGCGTAAATACAATGACACGGAGGTTAATCATGCCCCACACATGAAACACTCCTGTTCACTAATCCAAGCAGCAAACAGGGAACTTGTGACTTATGGGGGAATCATGGTGAAAATTGTATTCCTCTGTGAGGAGATTATTTGTAAGCTCTCAAAAATGAGTGAGAGTAGAGGAAGT
Proteins encoded in this region:
- the LOC123370003 gene encoding olfactory receptor 1038-like, encoding MEKGNHSEATEFILSGLTDRPELQVPLFVVFLLIYGITLVGNGGMILLIMIDPRLHTPMYFFLSNLFFCDLCYSSTICPKMLLNFLVERKSISYTACAVQMNLSDSFTDVECLLLAVMAYDRYVAICNPLHYTVTMSRQLCQQLVAGVYAGGLVDSMINTFFTFRLSFRSSNIINHFFCDIPPLLALSCSDTHINEIVMFAFTSCIIVSSFVTVLLSYVYITSTILQIRSAEGRRKAFSTCSFHLITVVLLFGTLFFVYLRPTSSYSMDTDKVASLFYTLVIPMLNPLIYSLRNTEVKDALRRAMNKLLTNS